The following are encoded together in the Kribbella sp. CA-293567 genome:
- a CDS encoding DUF4383 domain-containing protein: MPDNSRDNDSVTLVQHLARWISGALIALGLFGFVPGLTTHVSGLSWAGRGSTASLFDLIQVSVLHNVVHLAVGAGALATARRPPAARRLLAAGGLLYSGLAVYGWALNRGWASWNFLPFNEAGSWLHLLLALVLVMSAAGAPGLSYTELRDHRRGTGS; this comes from the coding sequence ATGCCCGACAACAGCCGAGACAACGATTCCGTCACCCTGGTACAGCACTTGGCCCGGTGGATCAGCGGTGCGCTGATAGCCCTGGGCCTCTTCGGATTCGTGCCAGGCTTGACGACTCACGTGTCAGGTTTGTCCTGGGCGGGCCGAGGGTCTACCGCCTCCCTGTTTGATCTGATCCAGGTGTCGGTGCTGCACAACGTTGTTCATCTGGCGGTCGGAGCCGGCGCTCTTGCTACCGCCCGCCGCCCACCCGCAGCACGCAGACTCCTGGCTGCCGGCGGCCTGCTGTATTCGGGGCTGGCCGTCTACGGCTGGGCGCTGAACCGCGGATGGGCGAGCTGGAACTTCCTGCCGTTCAACGAAGCCGGCAGTTGGCTGCATCTCCTGCTGGCGCTGGTGCTCGTGATGTCCGCGGCCGGCGCTCCCGGCCTGAGCTACACCGAACTGAGAGATCATCGCCGGGGAACGGGCAGCTGA
- a CDS encoding STAS domain-containing protein, giving the protein MSNVLHSPLPSKAIVTVTDALLARGMAGLRWQLRDLVMDGTYLVVVDLSEVDQISPQLLAGLLDTHRACRRRGGGVVVRHANHQVTELLRRTSLDKVFEIESHGGHHRRSALRPAVGRRDR; this is encoded by the coding sequence ATGTCGAACGTCCTGCACAGCCCGCTCCCGTCGAAGGCGATCGTGACCGTGACCGATGCGCTGCTGGCCCGAGGTATGGCCGGGCTGCGGTGGCAGTTGCGCGATCTGGTGATGGACGGCACCTACCTGGTTGTCGTCGACCTGTCGGAGGTTGACCAGATCTCTCCTCAGCTGTTGGCGGGGTTGCTGGACACTCACCGCGCCTGTCGGCGTCGCGGTGGCGGAGTGGTGGTCCGGCACGCGAATCACCAGGTCACCGAGCTGTTGCGGCGTACGAGCCTCGACAAAGTCTTCGAGATCGAGAGTCATGGCGGACACCATCGCCGGTCTGCGCTGCGTCCGGCCGTAGGGCGGCGTGATCGCTGA